In Myripristis murdjan chromosome 9, fMyrMur1.1, whole genome shotgun sequence, the following proteins share a genomic window:
- the pole gene encoding DNA polymerase epsilon catalytic subunit A, whose protein sequence is MVLQNSGRYKADRTQAGGEDNQDDGSSLSALKRLERSQFTDEMDSRFGFDRMKEPGEKTGWLMNMHPTEILDDDKRMISAVDYYFIQEDGSRFKVALPYKPYFYIATKKNCEREVISFLSKKFQGKVAKLEMIPKEDLDLANHLVGLKRNYIKLSFNTVDDLVKVKREISPAVRKNREREQSNDMYTSMLSSALSGGNVTSADEDGMSKKISDQLDNIVDMREYDVPYHVRLSIDLKIHVAHWYNIRYRGSAYPPEIVRRDDLVERPDPVVLAFDIETTKLPLKFPDAETDQIMMISYMIDGQGFLITNREIVSEDIEDFEFTPKPEYEGPFTVFNEDDEAALIQRWFDHVQETKPNIFVTYNGDFFDWPFVETRAAHHGLNMHREIGFQKDSQGEYKASQAIHMDCLRWVKRDSYLPVGSHNLKAAAKAKLSYDPVELDPEEMCRMATEEPQTLATYSVSDAVATYYLYMKYVHPFIFALCTIIPMEPDEVLRKGSGTLCEALLMVQAFHANIIFPNKQEQVFNKLTDDGHVLDSETYVGGHVEALESGVFRSDIPCRFKMNPAAFDFLLQRVEKTMRHAIEEEEKIPLEQVTNFNEVCDEIKKKLTSLKEVPNRIECPLIYHLDVGAMYPNIILTNRLQPSAMVDEATCAACDFNKPGATCQRRMTWEWRGEIMPASRSEFHRIQQQLESEKFPPLFPNGPPRAFHTLNREEQAKHEKKRLADYCKKAYKKTHLTRLEKRVTTICQRENSFYVDTVRAFRDRRYEFKGLHKVWKKKLSAAQDSGDAAEVKRCKNMEILYESLQLAHKCILNSFYGYVMRKGARWYSMEMAGIVCHTGANIITQARELIEQIGRPLELDTDGIWCVLPNTFPENFVVKTSNEKKPKVTISYPGAILNILVKEGFTNDQYQELVDPSSLTYQTRSENSIFFEVDGPYLAMILPASKEEGKKLKKRYAVFNEDGSLAELKGFEVKRRGELQLIKIFQSSVFEAFLKGTTLEEVYASVAKVADYWLDVLYSKAANMPDAELFELISENRSMSRRLEDYGEQKSTSISTAKRLAEFLGDQMVKDAGLSCRYVISRKPEGSPVTERAIPLAIFQAESSVKKHFLRKWLKMPSLNDLDIRTILDWSYYIERLGSAIQKIITIPAALQQVKNPVPRVRHPDWLHKKLLEKNDIYKQKKISELFTSEGKRQVAHQPLEAGQTRDIEDFGMPARPLQPVIPISTKRKRVSHGEDSQVESQDLELTQSWREILGPPPPMGKTREERLVWLRYHKKKWELQLRQRKERKKRRRLLDGDAQPVGGGVIRDGPTTGLGSFLRRTARSILDMPWQIVQIAETSHPGLYKLWAVIGNDLHCMKLNIPRIFYVNQKVPKQEEGVAYKKVNRLLPRSNMVYYLYEYSVPEDMYQEHINEINADLSAPDIEGVYETQVPLLFRALVQLGCMCMVNKHVVRDLAGREADTFDLEHLEMRSLAQFSYLEPGSVRHIYLYHHSQGHKALFGLFIPSQRKASVFVLDTVRSNQMPNLSSLYSAERTALLEKTTEELLPPEKHNFEVRAENDIKAIHRALQRILLTYKEERRGPTLIAVQSNWELRRLAAGMPLLEEFPVVPVHVVDEISYNVLDWQRHGARRMIRHYLNLDSCLSQAFDMARYYHLPVGNLPQDVSIFGSDLFLARHLRKHNHLLWLSPTARPDLGGKEADDSRLVMESDDRVSVEINAQGCYSTVCVELDLQSLAVNTILQSQHVNDMEGGASLGVSFDVIQQVSLEDMMSGNQGASALASYDETALCSNTFRILKSMVVGWVREITQYHNVYADNQVMHFYRWLRSPSSLLYDPALHRTLHNMMKKVFLQLVAEFKRLGSTVVYGNFNRIILCTKKRRIDDAIGYVDYITNSIHSREIFHSLSISFSRCWEFLLWMDPANYGGVKGKLPSSILYGEDRDTRKKNRGEEGDEDGSEDEEEVDGEEDDEDGKTDEVEELIESNWNIMQYLPQTASCQKYFLMIVSAYIAAVYHSMKEELRRNAPGATPIKRRGGSQASQQAVGDLSALPGMISFSQEYVSSELTQNFFTITQKIQKKVTGTRSVTQPSEMFPVLPGSHLPLNNPALEFIKYVCQVLSLDANIVNQVTKLKRDLLRLVDVGEFSEEAQFRDPCNSYILPEVICHHCNFCRDLDLCKDPSMAQDGSVLPQWFCSNCQAQYETDFIEMALVEALQKKLMSYTLQDVVCVKCKGVKEANMPLYCECAGDFDLTFPAKNFFDQIQVFRNIASHYNMSFLEETINWLLVMSPHSSNSH, encoded by the exons ATGGTTCTGCAAAACAGTGGAAGGTACAAAGCGGACCGGACACAAGCTGGAGGAGAGGACAATCA GGACGATGGCTCCTCGTTGTCGGCCCTCAAGAGACTGGAGCGCAGCCAGTTCACCGACGAGATGGACAGCCGCTTCGGCTTCGACAGGATGAAGGAgccaggagagaaaacaggatgGCTGATGAACATGCACCCT ACAGAGATCCTGGACGATGACAAGAGGATGATCAGTGCTGTAGACTATTATTTCATTCAGGAGGATGGCAGTAGATTTAAG GTGGCCCTCCCATACAAGCCATATTTTTATATAGCCACAAAAAAG AACTGTGAGAGGGAAGTCATCTCATTCTTGTCCAAGAAATTCCAAGGAAAGGTGGCGAAGCTTGAAATGATCCCCAAAGAGGACCTAGACTTG GCTAACCACCTGGTCGGACTGAAGAGAAATTACATCAAGCTTTCCTTCAACACGGTGGATGACCTGGTTAAGGTCAAGCGTGAGATTTCTCCAGCAGTGCGCAAGAACAGAGAGCGGGAGCAGTCCAACGACATGTACACCTCAATGTTATCAAG TGCCTTGTCAGGTGGCAACGTAACATCAGCAGATGAGGATGGCATGTCCAAGAAAATATCCGACCAGTTAGACAACATAGTGGACATGAGAGAGTATGATGTGCCCTACCATGTCCGCCTGTCCATCGACCTCAAGATCCACGTG GCCCACTGGTACAACATTCGATACAGAGGCAGCGCTTACCCACCAGAGATTGTACGGAGAGATGATCTTGTGGAGCGACCA GACCCAGTTGTTTTGGCTTTTGACATAGAGACCACCAAACTGCCGCTGAAATTCCCAGATGCTGAGACGGATCAGATTATGATGATCTCCTACATGATTGATGGACag ggCTTCCTAATCACAAACAGAGAGATTGTCTCTGAGGACATTGAGGATTTTGAGTTCACCCCCAAACCAGAATATGAAGGACCTTTCACTGTTTtcaatgaggatgatgag GCGGCTCTCATTCAGAGGTGGTTTGATCACGTCCAAGAAACCAAGCCAAACATCTTTGTAACCTACAACGGGGACTTCTTTGACTG GCCTTTTGTTGAGACTCGGGCTGCTCACCATGGACTGAACATGCACAGAGAGATCGGCTTTCAGAAGGATAGCCAGGGCGAGTACAAAGCCAGCCAGGCCATTCACATGGACTGCTTAAG GTGGGTAAAGAGAGACAGCTACCTGCCAGTGGGCAGCCATAATCTGAAGGCAGCAGCTAAGGCGAAGCTGAGCTATGACCCCGTGGAGCTGGACCCTGAGGAGATGTGCCGCATGGCCACCGAGGAGCCACAG ACTTTAGCCACCTACTCTGTGTCTGACGCTGTGGCTACCTACTACCTTTACATGAAATATGTTCACCCCTTCATCTTTGCTCTCTGCACCATCATCCCCATGGAGCCTGATGAG GTTCTGCGTAAGGGCTCTGGGACGCTCTGTGAAGCCTTGCTCATGGTGCAGGCCTTCCATGCCAACATCATTTTCCCCAACAAGCAGGAACAGGTCTTCAACAAGCTGACAGACGACGGCCACGTCTTGGACTCTGAGACCTACGTGGGCGGCCACGTGGAGGCCCTGGAGTCTGGAGTTTTCCGCAGTGACATCCCCTGTCGTTTCAAAATG AACCCAGCTGCATTCGACTTCCTGCTTCAAAGAGTTGAGAAAACGATGCGTCACGCcattgaggaagaggagaaaatccCCCTAGAGCAAGTCACCAACTTTAACGAG GTCTGTGATGAGATCAAAAAGAAGCTGACCTCCCTGAAGGAGGTTCCCAACAGGATAGAGTGTCCCCTCATTTACCATTTGGATGTCGGGGCTATGTACCCCAATATCATCCTCACCAATCGCCTGCAG CCGTCTGCTATGGTTGACGAGGCTACTTGTGCTGCCTGTGACTTCAACAAGCCTGGTGCCACCTGCCAGAGGAGGATGACctgggagtggagaggagaaatCA TGCCTGCCAGCCGCAGTGAGTTCCACCGCATCCAGCAGCAACTCGAGTCAGAGAAATTCCCTCCACTGTTCCCCAACGGTCCACCTCGGGCTTTCCACACTCTGAACCGGGAAGAGCAGGCGAAACATGAGAAGAAACGTTTGGCGG actACTGTAAGAAGGCCTATAAGAAGACTCATCTCACCAGGCTGGAGAAGAGAGTCACCACCATCTGTCAGAGGGAAAACTCCTTTTATGTCGATACTGTGAGAGCTTTCAGAGATCGGCGTTACGAATTCAAAGGGCTGCACAAG GTATGGAAGAAAAAGCTGTCAGCAGCTCAGGACAGTGGAGATGCTGCTGAGGTGAAGCGCTGTAAGAACATGGAGATCCTCTACGAGTCTCTTCAGCTGGCTCACAAGTGTATTCTCAACTCTTTCTATGGCTATGTCATGAGAAAAGG GGCGCGCTGGTACTCCATGGAGATGGCTGGCATTGTGTGTCACACAGGGGCCAACATTATCACCCAAGCCAGAGAGCTCATTGAACAAATAGG GAGGCCCCTTGAGCTGGACACTGACGGTATCTGGTGTGTCCTCCCCAACACCTTTCCTGAGAACTTTGTAGTGAAGACCAGCAACGAGAAGAAGCCCAAGGTGACCATCTCGTACCCAGGGGCCATTCTGAACATCCTGGTGAAGGAGGGGTTCACCAACGACCAGTATCAGGAGCTAGTCGACCCCAGTTCCCTCACTTACCAGACCAGGTCAGAGAACAGCATCTTCTTTGAGGTGGACGGGCCCTACCTGGCAATGATCCTGCCTGCCTCcaaagaggaggggaaaaagctGAAGAAAAG GTACGCTGTGTTTAATGAGGACGGCTCGCTGGCTGAGCTGAAGGGTTTTgaggtgaagaggagaggagagctgcagCTCATTAAGATCTTCCAGTCCTCAGTGTTTGAAGCTTTCCTCAAAGGTACCACTCTGGAGGAGGTCTACGCCTCTGTGGCCAAAGTGGCTGATTACTGGCTGGATGTGCTCTACAGCAAG GCTGCCAACATGCCAGATGCAGAGCTGTTTGAGCTGATTTCAGAGAACCGCTCAATGTCCAGGAGGCTGGAGGACTACGGGGAGCAGAAGTCCACCTCCATCAGCACAGCCAAAAGACTGGCTGAGTTCCTGGGAGACCAAATGGTGAAAGATGCCGGCCTGAGCTGTCGCTATGTCATCTCCCGCAAACCTGAGGGTTCTCCTGTTACAGAGAG GGCTATTCCCCTGGCCATCTTCCAAGCCGAATCCAGTGTGAAGAAGCATTTCCTTCGAAAGTGGCTGAAGATGCCGAGCCTGAATGACCTGGACATTCGCACT ATCCTTGACTGGAGCTACTACATCGAGAGGCTGGGTAGTGCCATTCAGAAAATCATCACCATCCCTGCAGCTCTGCAACAA GTGAAGAACCCAGTGCCCAGAGTGAGGCACCCTGACTGGCTTCACAAGAAACTCCTGGAGAAAAATGACATCTACAAGCAGAAGAAAATCAGTGAGCTGTTCACTagtgagggaaagagacag GTGGCTCATCAGCCTCTTGAGGCAGGCCAAACCAGGGACATCGAGGACTTTGGCATGCCAGCAAGACCTCTGCAGCCGGTCATCCCAATCAGCACCAAGCGTAAGCGGGTGTCCCATGGAGAGGACAGCCAGGTGGAGTCTCAGGACTTGGAGCTCACCCAATCCTGGAGGGAGATCCTGGGACCCCCACCACCCATGGGAAAAACACGG GAAGAGCGTCTCGTGTGGCTGCGCTACCATAAGAAGAagtgggagctgcagctgaggcagaggaaggagaggaagaagaggaggagacttCTGGATGGGGATGCCCAGCCTGTGGGCGGAGGGGTGATCAGAGATGGACCCACCACCGGCCTGGGAAGCTTCCTCCGCAGAACAGCACGCAGCATCCTGGACATGCCTTGgcagattgtacag ATTGCCGAAACCAGTCACCCTGGTTTGTACAAGTTGTGGGCTGTGATTGGAAATGATCTGCACTGCATGAAGCTCAACATCCCTCGCATTTTCTATGTCAATCAGAAAGTCCccaagcaggaggagggagtTGCATACAAAAAG GTGAACCGATTGCTGCCTCGCTCCAACATGGTGTACTACCTGTATGAGTACTCTGTACCAGAGGACATGTACCAGGAGCACATCAATGAGATCAACGCTGACCTGTCTGCCCCGGACATTGAGGGCGTCTATGAAACACAG GTGCCCCTGTTGTTTCGGGCGCTGGTGCAGCTCGGCTGTATGTGCATGGTCAACAAGCACGTCGTGAGGGACCTGGCCGGCAGGGAGGCAGACACCTTTGACCTGGAGCATTTGGAGATGAGGTCACTGGCCCAGTTCAGCTACCTGGAACCTG GGAGTGTTCGCCACATCTACCTGTACCACCACAGCCAGGGGCACAAAGCTCTGTTTGGCCTGTTCATCCCTTCACAGCGCAAAGCTAGCGTCTTTGTCTTAGACACA GTTCGAAGCAACCAGATGCCCAACCTCAGTAGCCTCTATTCAGCAGAACGTACAGCTCTCCTGGAGAAGACTACCGAAGAGCTCCTGCCTCCAGAGAAACACAACTTTGAGGTCAGGGCTGAAAATGACATCAAGGCAATCCACCGTGCACTGCAGCGCATACTGCTGACATACAAG GAGGAGCGGCGTGGGCCGACCCTCATCGCTGTTCAGTCCAACTGGGAGCTGCGGCGGCTGGCGGCCGGGATGCCATTGCTCGAGGAGTTCCCAGTCGTTCCAGTGCACGTGGTGGACGAGATCAGTTACAATGTGCTTGACTGGCAACGTCATGGTGCCCGGCGCATGATCCGCCACTACCTCAACCTGGACAGCTGCCTGTCACAGGCTTTCGACATGGCCAG ATATTACCACTTGCCCGTGGGGAATCTGCCTCAGGACGTGTCGATCTTTGGCTCAGATTTATTCCTGGCAAGACACCTACGGAAGCACAACCACCTGCTGTGGCTTTCCCCCACAGCCAGGCCCGACCTGGGGGGGAAGGAAGCTGATGACAGCCGTCTAGTCATGGAAAGTGATGACAGGGTGTCCGTGGAGATCAATGCCCAAGGGTGCTACtccacag tgtgtgtggagctggaCCTGCAGAGTCTGGCAGTGAACACCATCCTCCAGTCGCAGCATGTAAATGACATGGAGGGAGGAGCCAGCCTGGGAGTCAGCTTTGATGTCATCCAGCAGGTCTCGTTGGAGGACATGATGTCAGGAAACCAGGGAGCCAGTGCACTTGCCAGCTATGATGAGACTGCCCTCTGCTCCAACACCTTCAG GATCTTGAAGAGCATGGTTGTGGGCTGGGTCCGGGAGATCACACAGTACCATAATGTGTACGCAGACAACCAGGTGATGCACTTCTACCGCTGGCTCCGCTCCCCCAGCTCTCTGCTCTATGACCCTGCACTGCACCGGACCCTGCACAACATGATGAAGAAGGTCTTCCTGCA GTTGGTCGCAGAGTTCAAACGTCTTGGCTCCACTGTGGTGTACGGGAACTTCAACAGGATCATCCTTTGCACCAAAAAACGGAGGATAGACGATGCCATCGGCTACGTCGATTACATCACTAACAG cATACACTCCCGAGAAATCTTCcattccctctccatctccttctccCGGTGCTGGGAGTTCCTGCTGTGGATGGACCCGGCCAACTATGGGGGTGTAAAAGGCAAACTGCCATCAAGCATCTTGTATGGAGAA gacagAGACACAcggaagaaaaacagaggagaggagggggatgaagatggcagtgaggatgaggaggaagttGACggtgaggaagatgatgaagacGGAAAGACAGATGAGGTGGAGGAGCTGATTGAGAGCAACTGGAACATTATGCAATATCTGCCTCAAACGGCGTCCTGTCAGAAATATTTCCTCATGATTGTCTCAG CTTACATTGCAGCAGTCTACCACAGCATGAAGGAGGAGCTGAGACGTAATGCCCCTGGAGCAACACCTATCAAGAGGCGGGGAGGCAGCCAGGCATCCCAGCAGGCAGTGGGGGACTTGAGTGCTCTTCCTG GGATGATCTCCTTCTCCCAGGAGTACGTGTCCAGTGAGCTGACGCAGAACTTTTTCACCATCACTCAAAAAATCCAGAAGAAGGTGACCGGTACGAGGAGTGTGACGCAGCCCTCAGAAATGTTCCCTGTCCTGCCTGGTTCCCATCTGCCGCTCAACAACCCGGCTCTGGAGTTCATCAAATACGTCTGCCAG GTCCTCTCACTGGACGCCAACATCGTGAACCAGGTGACCAAGCTGAAGCGGGACCTGCTGCGTCTTGTGGACGTTGGGGAGTTCTCAGAGGAGGCCCAGTTCCGGGACCCCTGTAACTCCTACATCCTGCCAGAGGTCATCTGCCACCACTGCAATTTCTGCCGCGACCTTGACCTCTGCAAGGACCCCTCTATGGCACAG GATGGGTCTGTCCTGCCCCAGTGGTTTTGCTCCAACTGCCAGGCCCAGTATGAGACGGACTTTATTGAGATGGCTCTGGTGGAAGCCCTGCAGAAGAAACTGATGAGCTACACTCTGCAGGACgtg gtgtgtgttaagtgtAAAGGGGTGAAGGAGGCAAACATGCCCCTCTACTGCGAGTGTGCCGGAGACTTTGACCTCACATTCCCAGCCAAG AACTTCTTCGATCAAATTCAAGTGTTTCGGAACATCGCATCGCACTACAACATGAGCTTCCTGGAGGAGACGATCAACTGGCTGCTGGTTATGAGTCCACACAGCTCAAACTCTCACTAA